The following DNA comes from Cytophagales bacterium.
AAAGGTTCTTTATCAAGCTCAATGAAAACTTTACGAATCTGAATAACCTGATGGTCAATCTGCTTAACTGGGCTCGATCACAGATGCAGGCCATTCACGTAAACTCCGACAAGGTCAATCTATGTGAAGTAGCCAATAGAAATATCGCATTGTTTGCAGAACAACTCGAAGAAAAGGACCTCTCTTGTGAACTACTTTCCGACAAACCTGCTTTTAGTCTGGCTGACCAGAATATGATTGACTTTGTGATCCGGAATTTACTTTCTAATGCCATCAAGTTCACACCTGAAAAAGGAATGATCAAAATTCAGATGGAACAAGGAGAACATCAAACGGTGGTGAAAATCACTGATTCAGGTGTCGGTATGTCTGATGATCAAATTCACCGCCTTTTCGTTTCTGAAGAACATTTGAGCACAAATGGTACAGCGAATGAAATAGGCACCGGACTAGGATTGTCGCTTTGTCGTGAGTTTATTGAGCAGAATAAGGGTGAATTAAGTGTCACCTCAATCAAGGACCAGGGCACCACATTTTGCATTCACCTGCCAGCAGCAGCCTGACTTATTCCCCTGATGCTTGTTCAATCAGACCTGGGATATCCTCGACATTGACAAGCCCTGCCAGAAACAAAGCCCACTGACGGTACATCTGCGGATAATACATAGCAGTACCGGGAATGTGTTTGATCCCTTTGGCTTGACAATGGCCCATCAAGTATTGTCCGGGCATTTCGTGATCAAATGCCACTTGCGCCCCTTCCACAGCCTCCAAAAATCCCGGAGCTTCTTCCAAAGGCTTGTCGGTCACCGGCGAGGCATTTATGAATAGTTGCTTGGGACTTCCGTCATGCGGCTTCAAACCATATTGCTCATTGATCTGGACTACTGCTTCGCTTCTTCGGCCTGTTACATAGACCTTGAGGCCCATGCTTTTAAGGACATGATAAACCACATTGAATACACCACCATACCCATAAACAAGGGCTGTTTCGATGTTCAACCCTGCAATCCCTTCTTTGATCGCCTGCTCAAACCCATATGCATCCGTATTGTAGCCTAGGAGTCGATCACCTTTTCGAATGACTGTATTGACCGACTGTACACGCGCCGCTAAATCATCCAGTTCATCGAGGTGATGAATGACCTTTCCTTTGATGTCTTTGGAAATGGCGCCGCCAATGGCACCTAATCCACTAATAGCATTCACAAAATCATCTGGTAGGATCTTTGTCGCATCATCCTTCGCGGAGATAGGCAGGTAGGCAATATTTAATCCCAAAATGTCCTGCAAAAGGCGCTCATAACGGCGGATAGACGTAGGCCTACCAGAGGTAGAAATGATGTATTTTGTCCCAGTTGTAATGTTCATCTTTCCTTAAAGTTTTTCATCAACCCCTCACCGATCCATTTGGCTAAAGCTTCCCTATTGTCATCGATGAGTATCCTGCGTTGATCTTTAGAGTTGACGATGTTCCCTAATTCGATAAAAACTGCTGCCGGACTGGTATTCTTCAACACAAACAAACTACTGCGTGGTTTGACAGAACCACGATACGTCCGATTAGGTTGAAATTCTTTGTAGTTCCGATCGAAGGTCTTCAAGATATCATCAGCAAGTTTTTTCCCTCTGCGGCTGCTCGGATAGTGGTAGAAAAACACATCTACATTTTCATTGGTGGCTCGGCTGTCCACATGAATCACAACCATTCGCTGGTATTTGGATCCTCGATGTTTCCGATAAAGGCTATTAATGATGTCTGAACGCTGTTCCAGACGTTTGACCTGACTTCTTGGAATGCTTCCTCGAGTGTACGCATATTCATCCTTATCACAGGGCAGATAAGGGCCATCGCGAATCCCATCATTATCATCACGAACAATGAAGTAGACCAGGGCATTGCGTTGAATCAACCAACGGGCCAGTCTCAGCGTCACATCATACGCATACTCATCTTCGCATAAATCACCATTTGTTCGCTCAGCAACCGCACCTGGATCCGGACCTCCATGACCAGACACCAGATAAAAAACACTCCCTTCTAATTCATTACTGAGGATCTTTAGCCGTTCATGTTCTTTGCCAAAAATTGGATAAACCCGCCATTCTTCCTTCGGAACTACTACCCATTGAGGATTGATTTGATAAGAAACATCTTTCAATAAGGATTCATTCGCCCCAAGCCGTGAAGCATTTAATTTGACAAATTCGGTTTTGAATTTTCTATCTACTCCGTTTCGCTCCAGGAAACCATAAATGCCTTCACCTGAAAGTGGCGTAGCTCGTTTTAACTCCTGCGCATTTAGTGACAGACTGGCCACCAACATTCCGATCAACAGTGCCTTTTTGATCATGCTATCTGAAAACGCAAGTATAATCAAACGTGGTGCTCTTAAAAATTACCAGTCATGAATGATCGGATTATTTGTCACTTTACTGCATTTGTGGTATCACATTTTGATCAAATAGCTACAAATTCGCTTAAAAAAGGTGCTAGACAGGTAAAGAAATCTTTTATATCTTGACTCCTTTAAATAAAAACGGGCATAATTTTTTCGGAACATGAATGATAATGACCAGCATTTAGACGAACAAAGCCCTGAAGAAAGCCTTGAAGAAAATACGGATTACATCCCAAAAGGGCGAGGTTCAGAGTTGATGCGTGATGAACGTTACATCCAGGAACGACTTCAGACAAGCGAGCAGTTACTAAATGACTTAAGTTCAGAGAATCAAACCAAATACAAGCGATTGAAGAAATCGGAAATCATCATTGCTGCTACCATCCCATTTGCAGTAACACTTTCCAGTATTTCCCCTTTCAATGAGTCAGTATTGATGGAAACCATCCTTACGATCTATGCAGGAATTGGCGGCGCTGTACTTGCTTTGATGAGTAACGTTCTGAAAATGGGTGGCTTCTATGACAAATGGATGGAGTACCGCAGCAGGGCCGAGCTTTTGAAAAGAGAAGAATACCTGTATGTCACCAACATGCCACCTTACGAAAGCCTTGACGCGTTTCCGGTACTGGTAGAACGCGTAGAGCAAATTTTGAACGAACCTGAGGAAGAAACCGGAAATCAAGATGGCTAAGCAAAAGAAATTCGAAGGCACAACGCTCAACTACGAACCTATCAAGCGAAAACTCCCACTGCTAGCCGATGAAAAATACGTCCAGGAGCGGGTTCAGGATCAAATTGACTGGCACAAGCGCAAGAGTGAGTTGATGCACAAGAAATTTA
Coding sequences within:
- a CDS encoding N-acetylmuramoyl-L-alanine amidase, coding for MIKKALLIGMLVASLSLNAQELKRATPLSGEGIYGFLERNGVDRKFKTEFVKLNASRLGANESLLKDVSYQINPQWVVVPKEEWRVYPIFGKEHERLKILSNELEGSVFYLVSGHGGPDPGAVAERTNGDLCEDEYAYDVTLRLARWLIQRNALVYFIVRDDNDGIRDGPYLPCDKDEYAYTRGSIPRSQVKRLEQRSDIINSLYRKHRGSKYQRMVVIHVDSRATNENVDVFFYHYPSSRRGKKLADDILKTFDRNYKEFQPNRTYRGSVKPRSSLFVLKNTSPAAVFIELGNIVNSKDQRRILIDDNREALAKWIGEGLMKNFKER
- a CDS encoding DUF4231 domain-containing protein, coding for MNDNDQHLDEQSPEESLEENTDYIPKGRGSELMRDERYIQERLQTSEQLLNDLSSENQTKYKRLKKSEIIIAATIPFAVTLSSISPFNESVLMETILTIYAGIGGAVLALMSNVLKMGGFYDKWMEYRSRAELLKREEYLYVTNMPPYESLDAFPVLVERVEQILNEPEEETGNQDG